In one window of Arachis ipaensis cultivar K30076 chromosome B06, Araip1.1, whole genome shotgun sequence DNA:
- the LOC107647749 gene encoding uncharacterized protein LOC107647749 codes for MKRVEKLFYRILISVLRDDVKYDSFVIGSDEDLKVLFHCCRQFPEVRTPELLAKLVYVVSSSGGSNRNPQGPATAACSSSRPGCASSSVPVIAPKALYVASPSFTANLHHSGDRVVGVTDTAPVSLHGRAPDGIDDILHDDDEDENVESDTIADDSGSDIARSNPVGNPGAGVGFGARDTQDAGGPGEFQVGQQFQERRGVQYKVVEYDYRKYYGKCKEFGNGCAWLIRISLRQRRGIWSVQRYNEPHTCLETSISSDHRSLDYHVISTFILPMVRADAAVCIKDGNANILPVAFALVEGENAESWSFFLSHLRQHVTPPIPTSTILRHQEVNVQCGTG; via the exons ATGAAACGAGTTGAGAAATTATTCTATAGAATTCTTATCTCAGTTTTGCGTGATGACGTGAAGTACGATTCATTCGTGATAGGGAGTGATGAAGATTTGAAAGTTCTATTCCATTGTTGTAGGCAGTTTCCCGAGGTGAGGACCCCTGAGTTGTTGGCCAAGCTCGTATATGTGGTCTCCAGCTCAGGTGGTTCGAACCGAAATCCACAAGGTCCAGCGACGGCAGCATGTTCTAGTTCGAGGCCTGGCTGTGCCTCCTCATCCGTACCTGTGATTGCACCTAAGGCACTGTATGTTGCCTCTCCGTCCTTTACAGCTAATTTACACCACAGTGGTGACAGAGTTGTAGGTGTTACTGATACGGCACCGGTTTCATTACATGGTAGAGCACCGGATGGTATAGACGATATTCtacatgatgatgatgaggatgagaaTGTGGAGTCGGACACCATTGCCGATGATAGTGGTAGTGACATAGCAAGGAGTAATCCAGTT GGGAATCCCGGTGCAGGGGTCGGTTTCGGAGCCAGAGACACACAGGATGCTGGAGGACCAGGGGAGTTTCAGGTTGGTCAGCAGTTTCAGGAACGACGCGGAGTTCAGTACAAAGTGGTGGAGTATGATTATCGCAAGTACTATGGTAAGTGTAAGGAATTTGGCAACGGGTGCGCATGGTTGATTCGGATCAGTCTCCGGCAGCGCCGAGGTATTTGGAGTGTGCAGCGGTACAATGAACCTCATACTTGTCTGGAGACATCGATATCGAGTGATCATAGGAGTCTTGATTACCATGTGATATCCACATTCATATTGCCAATGGTTAGAGCTGATGCTGCGGTGTGTATCAAG GACGGGAATGCTAACATCCTGCCTGTTGCATTTGCACTTGTggagggtgagaatgctgagtcgTGGTCGTTTTTCTTATCCCACCTCCGCCAGCACGTGACTCCACCTATCCCCACCTCTACCATCCTTCGCCATCAAGAAGTCAATGTTCAGTGCGGGACGGGGTAG